Proteins encoded together in one Chiloscyllium plagiosum isolate BGI_BamShark_2017 chromosome 3, ASM401019v2, whole genome shotgun sequence window:
- the tdrd6 gene encoding tudor domain-containing 6 isoform X2, producing the protein MCSTAGLPPAGACLAFRVTRVDTPRPGSVLAKLWGRFQQRERQPEYQRLHSDIQSWAKAARLGVGSGRGAQPAPPLETNERCLVDTGGEWHRARVLSRVGDDYTVFTLDEGRALPVRARSLDRGKKEFFQLPPEVVCCILANLVPAAGAGDGGGTTNNNNNCRRHHLAAASSSSSAAEDDQEEPEEAEQQRIPEGGSEDGGGATTWSPGALSFFRTLQGRTLEAQVEAVLPNRLVLIEVARVSRQLCELGLARPIDPAAFRLMVEMSTSRPCGAGGTVATVPPPPSSSSLFRKERVPVPLGGGAGSTSEAPSASGPAGHQPSEAGYSLNYFYPLLQVDETVTVRVTHVRYPDRFFCQLRCHCPELERLHDSMHRYYDNSRAVAAAPAAGPAPGAALDAPRRLGSPCAAKSADGRWYRALVQQTLADGVLEVFYVDYGDREVVPARAVRKLSPGYFKMPVVTYPFALRDASDYGRGWSPRHIELLKSLILRRVLQAKVEYYSSVENVYFVTLRQEDGSSVNAAFNAQAESLLTGYCEQVRAWPDTQKPSALQCGGDYLIGDRRTEGISSKTKDRVSLLKNANLKLNAFYDVLVEFVKDPSEFWIRTMETASEFEKLMNSIAKKYANVGRNEGLVKKPEPGLLCCAKFKADNLFYRAVITEILDGHFRVFFIDYGNMEVVDWHDVKVLLPEYRKLPALAVKCCLADLTPKDGSWSREAIAYFEKAVFEKHLVVHVLEKEMDKYLIELLDVEDEGEPSVNKLILLAGYADRKELKISNFNSKNLDLLGHLYVSHSSEEIVHTHGRSNKEKLEQRPMTPEKIKPFTEYCGALTAALSDSVTTLFSSQSEFEGGTATHLESVIMESPYKQEYLKVGSTVDVQVSYIDEPGDFWCQMTKNTHELKILMSKIQEYYNTHEDSFQPGQSACIVRYSEDGKWYRALILGKVTAIEVDVLYIDFGNRERVPISELRLIKPEFLLFKGQAFRCSLYNIIQPMGPDPFMWNEDSIAAFQEFIDNALSLYMELKCTVYALTVVEGKGLCNVVDLNTPFQSACQLLIERGLAKFVGSPSILAPSVSLYTYYYSTHDVKIGSEEEMYVSHVASPTKFYCLLGRNLGILDKLADKVNKLSSKMQGYTFTQGIDPICLAKYTDNRWYRALAWPMQDRIRVSFVDYGNKLDIDKDELLPIPNSAKDVKFLPMQAIKCGLSDIPVDLSLDIIIWFKKAVMDKPLKAVVVAKETDGKLIVELYDGNIQINAKIKEQLCLQNVSEIKINGNAGRQKNKNEKSCSPYLKSDHDQSPLKRRAVEDQGDNRETEKVTITCKQDRWKNRTEVITQTEETGIKKGVHNKMYTKNTKEYLDVKSAMEIIDHKLDSILAENSIKKNSDLDITWPKLTDLPLMTLSSGFKSEVSVSHVISPSHFFVQLLQNEDKVTAMEEKLNASNMNDSKVGSFQIGNVVCAEFPEDGSQYRAVITQVHGDTVSVEYIDYGNTATVDASKVFPLPKDCLEVHRLSIPCFLAGFQDSSLRENKEEAVSEFIKRTNKTGIMCEFIQPCGQLWEVNLHDDQGSVVDLLNNFAFRNGTQCSDPTECPISDVRSASKLLAHVSAVNSPQQFWCQFKTTSDGIFTEAIEKMKDNCHNLISKDDSAPKAGVLCMVKSKANNNWATCEIVQVCNRGVEVLFLKEGIREEVNNEDTKEVTPAFTLTYECKLHGLFPVDGNSWSKETIEFFKALVLHKTVTVKVISISEDNVLDVTLYDHLDKIVSSTLISSGLGVEKPNVCVSDRTSYGRYIKKLPLVGQTIEGYITAAESPSYFWCQYSSPEVQMLSRKMQEVGVLGVTNRELLSDISVDDSCFCKYCEDGQWYRAEVKKVKGNIISLQYVDYGNEDDVGIEQMKKMPKELLKIPTQSFPCCLSGYDLSKGSWKDGAVDALLRLSDQLLKITVVANECKDTSLPSLLFVQIQYVGGVINDIVRHLWNPHVEKYGKNCQVYDKDSLCTGQLTPLLSSPGGLNREDKLMQAITSTNGACSEVPNSGNFGNFSSLHNDEEKCLNPPVNIPEGNNEFLINIPNIPASSIVDGIGNEGLGQNTSKTHEPAALSSIPTEDTIETVVVGNFEDSVSSGPDEGMLSTQPCMDQYSLSNQIEDADLEAQGPFEASEHLQASVQSIDLYEEIFNCQQNQPFTEEIGDDSMTRILISHDDDDDYYDQNVSELQVNTSETEDQFETGLQIAITEESAIKEKDIPLKDPFTGMEKVLSCPILTSTLGLRLAGPQTVALISFHLSLAF; encoded by the coding sequence ATGTGCTCGACCGCCGGGCTGCCGCCGGCGGGCGCCTGCCTCGCTTTCCGGGTGACCCGGGTGGACACCCCCCGGCCCGGCTCGGTGCTGGCCAAGCTGTGGGGCCGCTTCCAGCAGCGGGAGAGGCAACCGGAGTACCAGAGGCTGCACAGCGACATACAGAGCTGGGCCAAGGCGGCCCGGCTGGGCGTCGGCAGCGGGCGAGGCGCCCAGCCGGCCCCTCCGCTGGAGACCAACGAGCGATGCCTGGTGGACACGGGCGGCGAGTGGCACCGGGCCCGCGTGCTGAGCCGCGTGGGCGACGATTACACCGTCTTCACCCTGGACGAAGGCCGGGCGCTGCCGGTGCGAGCCCGAAGCCTGGACCGAGGTAAGAAGGAGTTTTTCCAGCTGCCGCCCGAGGTGGTCTGCTGCATCCTGGCCAACCTGGTGCCGGCGGCCGGGGCCGGAGACGGAGGCGGCAccaccaacaacaacaacaactgccGCCGCCATCACCTCGCCGCCGCTTCCTCCTCGTCCTCCGCCGCCGAGGACGACCAAGAGGAGCCGGAGGAAGCGGAACAGCAGAGGATACCGGAGGGCGGCAGCGAGGATGGCGGCGGCGCGACCACCTGGTCGCCGGGGGCGCTCTCCTTCTTCCGGACCCTGCAAGGCCGCACCCTGGAGGCGCAGGTGGAGGCCGTGCTGCCTAACCGCCTGGTGCTGATCGAGGTGGCGCGGGTGTCGAGACAGCTGTGCGAGCTGGGCCTGGCCCGGCCCATCGACCCGGCCGCCTTCCGGCTGATGGTGGAGATGTCCACCTCGCGGCCTTGCGGAGCGGGCGGGACCGTCGCCACCGTCCCCCCGCCGCCGTCGTCGTCGTCGCTCTTCAGGAAAGAGCGCGTCCCGGTGCCGCTCGGAGGCGGTGCCGGTTCCACGAGCGAAGCGCCCTCCGCCTCGGGCCCGGCGGGTCACCAGCCCAGCGAGGCGGGCTACAGCCTCAACTACTTCTACCCGCTGCTGCAGGTGGACGAGACGGTGACGGTGCGGGTGACCCACGTGCGCTACCCGGACCGCTTCTTCTGCCAACTGCGCTGCCACTGCCCGGAACTCGAGCGGCTGCACGACAGCATGCACCGTTACTATGACAACAGTCGCGCGGTGGCCGCGGCGCCAGCAGCAGGCCCGGCTCCAGGGGCAGCTCTGGACGCCCCGCGCCGCCTCGGCTCGCCCTGCGCCGCCAAGAGCGCCGACGGCCGCTGGTACCGCGCGCTCGTGCAGCAGACGCTGGCCGACGGCGTGCTCGAGGTCTTCTACGTCGACTACGGCGACCGCGAGGTGGTGCCGGCCCGCGCCGTCCGCAAGCTCAGCCCCGGCTACTTCAAAATGCCGGTGGTCACCTACCCGTTCGCGCTGCGCGACGCCTCCGACTACGGCCGTGGCTGGTCGCCGCGCCACATCGAGCTGCTCAAGTCGCTGATCCTGCGCCGGGTGCTGCAGGCGAAGGTGGAGTACTACAGCTCGGTGGAGAACGTCTACTTCGTCACCCTGCGCCAGGAGGATGGCTCCTCCGTCAACGCGGCTTTCAACGCCCAGGCCGAGAGCCTGCTGACCGGCTACTGTGAACAGGTCAGGGCCTGGCCCGACACTCAGAAGCCCAGCGCGCTCCAGTGCGGCGGCGACTATCTCATAGGGGACCGGAGGACCGAGGGAATCTCCTCCAAGACCAAGGATCGCGTCTCTCTGCTGAAGAACGCCAATCTCAAGCTCAACGCGTTTTATGATGTTCTAGTCGAATTTGTGAAAGATCCTTCAGAGTTTTGGATACGAACCATGGAAACAGCCAGCGAATTTGAAAAGCTCATGAACAGCATTGCCAAGAAATATGCAAACGTGGGTCGAAATGAAGGATTAGTGAAAAAACCCGAACCTGGTTTGTTATGTTGCGCTAAGTTCAAGGCTGACAACTTATTTTATAGAGCTGTTATTACTGAGATTCTTGATGGCCACTTCAGGGTATTCTTCATTGATTATGGGAATATGGAAGTCGTTGACTGGCATGATGTTAAGGTCTTGCTTCCAGAGTATAGAAAATTACCTGCCTTGGCAGTGAagtgctgccttgctgatctcacACCAAAAGATGGGAGCTGGAGTCGAGAAGCTATTGCCTATTTTGAAAAGGCAGTGTTTGAAAAGCATCTGGTGGTTCAcgttttagagaaggaaatggaCAAGTACTTGATTGAACTTCTAGATGTAGAAGATGAAGGAGAACCCAGTGTGAATAAGTTAATCTTGCTGGCTGGTTATGCTGATCGCAAAGAActtaaaatttcaaatttcaattcaaagaacttggatttgttgggccattTATATGTTTCTCATTCATCTGAAGAAATTGTGCATACACATggcagaagtaacaaagagaaattGGAACAAAGACCAATGACTCCTGAAAAAATTAAACCATTTACAGAGTACTGTGGGGCGTTGACAGCAGCCTTAAGTGATTCTGTAACCACATTATTTTCCAGTCAAAGTGAATTTGAAGGTGGCACAGCAACCCACTTGGAATCTGTAATTATGGAGTCTCCCTATAAACAAGAATATCTTAAAGTGGGAAGCACTGTGGATGTACAAGTATCTTACATTGATGAACCTGGTGACTTTTGGTGTCAAATGACTAAAAATACACATGAGTTGAAAATACTAATGAGTAAAATACAGGAATATTATAATACGCATGAAGATAGTTTTCAGCCTGGTCAATCTGCTTGTATTGTACGGTACTCTGAAGATGGAAAGTGGTACAGAGCACTAATCCTTGGGAAAGTGACTGCGATAGAAGTGGATGTACTGTACATTGATTTtgggaatagagagagagtgcCGATAAGTGAATTGCGTCTAATAAAACCAGAATTCCTCCTTTTCAAAGGTCAGGCATTTAGGTGCAGTCTTTATAACATCATTCAGCCCATGGGTCCTGATCCATTCATGTGGAATGAAGATTCAATTGCTGCATTTCAGGAATTTATTGATAATGCCTTAAGCTTGTACATGGAGCTCAAATGCACAGTATATGCATTGACTGTTGTAGAAGGCAAAGGGCTGTGCAATGTTGTAGATTTGAATACCCCTTTTCAGAGTGCTTGCCAGTTACTTATTGAGCGAGGCTTAGCCAAGTTTGTAGGATCACCTAGTATTCTTGCCCCATCAGTAAGCCTTTATACCTATTACTATTCAACTCATGACGTGAAAATTGGTAGTGAAGAAGAAATGTATGTGAGCCATGTTGCAAGCCCAACAAAGTTCTACTGTTTACTTGGTAGAAATCTCGGCATACTGGATAAACTTGCCGACAAGGTTAATAAACTGTCTTCTAAGATGCAGGGGTATACTTTTACGCAGGGGATTGATCCTATCTGTCTTGCAAAATATACTGATAATCGGTGGTATCGTGCTTTGGCATGGCCTATGCAAGATAGAATTCGGGTCTCTTTTGTAGACTATGGCAATAAATTAGATATTGATAAAgatgaattgcttccaataccCAACAGTGCAAAAGATGTTAAATTTTTACCCATGCAAGCAATTAAATGTGGTTTGTCTGATATACCAGTGGACCTATCACTTGACATTATTATCTGGTTTAAAAAGGCTGTGATGGATAAGCCTTTAAAAGCTGTAGTTGTAGCAAAAGAAACTGATGGAAAACTGATTGTTGAATTATATGATGGGAACATACAAATTAATGCAAAGATTAAAGAACAGTTATGCCTGCAGAATGTCagtgaaatcaaaataaatggaaaTGCTGGTaggcaaaaaaacaaaaatgaaaagtctTGCTCCCCATACTTGAAGAGTGACCATGACCAATCCCCTCTTAAAAGACGTGCAGTTGAGGACCAAGGTGATAATCGAGAAACCGAGAAGGTGACTATCACATGCAAGCAGGACAGGTGGAAAAACAGAACAGAAGTTATTACACAGACTGAGGAGACTGGGATAAAGAAAGGTGTTCACAACAAAATGTATACCAAGAATACAAAAGAATATTTGGATGTAAAATCTGCTATGGAAATTATCGATCACAAATTAGATAGCATTTTGGCTGAAAACTCCATCAAAAAGAACTCTGACTTGGATATAACTTGGCCTAAGTTGACAGACCTCCCACTGATGACATTAAGTAGTGGATTTAAAAGTGAGGTATCTGTCTCGCATGTTATCAGTCCATCACACTTCTTTGTTCAGCTTCTCCAAAATGAAGACAAAGTAACTGCAATGGAAGAAAAGTTGAATGCAAGCAATATGAATGACAGCaaagtgggaagctttcagaTTGGTAATGTAGTATGTGCAGAATTTCCTGAAGATGGGTCTCAGTACAGAGCTGTTATAACTCAAGTTCATGGTGATACTGTTTCTGTTGAGTATATAGATTATGGTAATACTGCAACGGTGGATGCATCAAAAGTTTTTCCTCTTCCTAAAGACTGCTTGGAAGTCCACCGGCTTAGTATACCATGCTTTCTTGCAGGATTTCAGGATTCAAGTTTAAGAGAAAATAAAGAGGAAGCTGTCTCTGAATTCataaaaagaacaaataaaactGGAATAATGTGTGAATTTATACAACCGTGTGGGCAACTGTGGGAGGTTAATCTTCATGATGACCAGGGATCAGTAGTTGATTTGTTGAATAACTTTGCATTTAGAAATGGTACACAGTGTTCTGATCCCACTGAATGCCCCATAAGTGATGTAAGATCTGCTTCAAAGCTTCTTGCACATGTCTCTGCAGTAAACTCTCCTCAGCAGTTTTGGTGTCAGTTTAAAACAACAAGTGATGGCATATTTACTGAAGCAATTGAGAAAATGAAAGATAACTGCCATAATTTAATATCTAAGGATGATTCAGCTCCCAAAGCTGGTGTTCTGTGTATGGTGAAAAGTAAAGCAAATAATAACTGGGCTACTTGTGAAATTGTGCAAGTTTGTAATAGAGGTGTTGAAGTACTCTTTCTAAAGGAAGGCATAAGGGAAGAAGTAAACAATGAAGACACAAAGGAAGTAACTCCTGCATTTACACTAACTTATGAATGTAAGTTGCATGGCTTGTTTCCAGTTGATGGAAATAGCTGGTCTAAAGAAACCATTGAATTCTTTAAAGCTTTGGTTTTGCACAAAACTGTGACTGTTAAAGTGATTAGTATTTCTGAAGATAATGTATTGGACGTGACATTGTACGATCACTTGGATAAAATTGTGAGCAGCACACTGATATCCTCAGGATTGGGTGTTGAAAAGCCAAATGTGTGTGTATCTGACAGAACCAGTTATGGACGATACATCAAGAAACTTCCTTTAGTGGGTCAGACCATTGAAGGATATATAACTGCCGCAGAAAGTCCTAGTTATTTCTGGTGTCAGTATTCATCCCCTGAAGTTCAAATGTTATCTAGAAAAATGCAAGAAGTTGGAGTACTTGGTGTTACCAATAGGGAATTACTCTCTGACATTTCAGTTGACGACAGCTGTTTTTGTAAATATTGTGAAGATGGGCAGTGGTACCGAGCTGAAGTAAAAAAAGTAAAAGGAAACATAATATCTCTACAATATGTTGATTATGGGAATGAAGATGATGTTGGAatagaacaaatgaaaaaaatgccCAAAGAGTTACTAAAGATTCCCACGCAGTCTTTTCCATGTTGCCTTTCTGGATATGATTTATCTAAAGGTTCTTGGAAAGATGGTGCTGTAGATGCTCTCCTTCGTCTTTCAGATCAGTTGTTAAAAATTACTGTGGTAGCAAATGAATGTAAAGACACCAGTTTACCGTCTTTATTATTTGTCCAAATTCAGTATGTTGGTGGTGTAATCAATGATATAGTAAGGCACTTGTGGAATCCACATGTTGAAAAATATGGCAAAAACTGCCAGGTATATGATAAAGATTCATTATGTACTGGTCAGTTAACTCCTCTGCTGTCTAGCCCTGGTGGTTTGAATCGAGAAGATAAACTTATGCAGGCTATAACTTCAACAAATGGAGCATGTTCTGAAGTACCAAATTCAGGAAACTTTGGTAATTTTAGCAGTTTGCACAATGACGAAGAAAAATGTCTTAATCCACCTGTAAATATACCAGAAGGGAATAATGAATTCCTAATTAATATTCCAAATATTCCGGCATCTTCAATAGTGGATGGTATAGGTAATGAAGGACTCGGACAAAATACTTCAAAAACTCATGAACCTGCTGCATTGTCTTCAATTCCCACTGAAGATACTATTGAGACAGTTGTGGTTGGCAATTTTGAAGATTCTGTCTCTTCGGGTCCAGATGAAGGAATGCTTTCAACACAGCCTTGTATGGATCAATACTCTTTAAGCAACCAGATTGAAGATGCAGATCTTGAAGCACAAGGACCATTTGAAGCAAGTGAACATCTGCAGGCCTCTGTGCAGAGTATTGATTTGTATGAAGAAATTTTTAACTGCCAACAGAATCAACCCTTCACAGAGGAGATTGGTGATGATTCCATGACCCGTATTCTCATCTCCCATGATGACGATGATGACTACTATGATCAAAATGTATCAGAGCTCCAGGTGAATACCAGTGAAACGGAGGACCAATTTGAGACAG